A window of the Leucothrix mucor DSM 2157 genome harbors these coding sequences:
- the tsaB gene encoding tRNA (adenosine(37)-N6)-threonylcarbamoyltransferase complex dimerization subunit type 1 TsaB, with translation MKILAIETATEACSAAVYNDGEITARFEFAPREHTQLILPMLDDVLEDAGVTREELDAIAFGCGPGAFTGLRIAVGIAQGLGLALNKPLIPISTLATMAELVLENQPDAEGNYIAALDARMGEVYWGEYAKQGDELVLIGEEQVSAPEVLTEYGKPAIVFGSGWEAYQETFLQNPPPWIKGIIREVFPSAYYVAKLAAAAWLRGETIDAADAEPVYLRNNVALKKGEQGKT, from the coding sequence ATGAAAATTCTGGCAATTGAAACCGCCACCGAAGCCTGTTCTGCGGCTGTCTACAATGATGGCGAGATTACAGCGCGTTTTGAGTTTGCACCTCGCGAGCATACACAGCTGATTCTTCCGATGCTGGATGATGTACTGGAAGACGCTGGCGTCACACGTGAAGAGCTCGATGCGATTGCTTTTGGCTGTGGACCCGGTGCTTTTACGGGCTTGCGAATTGCTGTGGGCATTGCTCAGGGCTTAGGCTTGGCGTTGAACAAGCCACTGATTCCAATTTCAACCCTAGCCACTATGGCTGAGTTAGTGCTGGAAAATCAACCCGATGCTGAAGGTAATTATATTGCAGCCTTAGATGCTCGTATGGGTGAGGTTTATTGGGGTGAATACGCAAAGCAAGGTGATGAGCTAGTGCTGATTGGTGAAGAGCAAGTCTCTGCACCTGAAGTTTTAACTGAATATGGTAAGCCCGCCATTGTGTTTGGTAGCGGTTGGGAGGCTTATCAAGAGACCTTCCTGCAGAATCCTCCACCTTGGATTAAAGGGATTATCCGTGAAGTATTCCCAAGTGCCTACTATGTTGCGAAGCTTGCGGCTGCCGCATGGCTGCGTGGTGAAACCATCGATGCAGCAGACGCTGAACCGGTTTATTTGCGTAATAACGTTGCCTTGAAAAAAGGCGAGCAGGGTAAGACTTAA
- a CDS encoding ATP-dependent DNA helicase, with amino-acid sequence MAKTDWKTLLADDGPIAQVISGFQVRPQQQEMLEAVSEAIETNSSVVIEAGTGVGKTFAYLLPAFLSGGKVIVSTGSKTLQDQLFLKDLPLVKKALKSTAKTALLKGRANYLCKHRLRLVQLEGRFKDKKSISHLRRVDDWAFATKSGDVAELITVPRDAEIWPSVTSTTDNCLGAECGDYQECHVVTARRNAQEADIVVVNHHLFFADLALKEEGFGELLPSANAVILDEAHQLPEIASTFFSDTLSSRQLQDWSRDTLAECLESASDMGDLREQLAKLDKTVLDLRLAMDKPGLREPWYKIRDNEPIQRELQNLSDVMDLLLGQLQIASERSKGLQSCYERLFVQSQRLQNFQSPKPETVQWYETYTRSFSLISTPLEIAEPFRKQLDAYPCAWVLTSATLAVGHSFEHFTQRIGLENPKSLLLDSPFDYWNNALLYAPPNMPEPQHADFTPRVVEEAIPVIKAAKGRTFMLFTSYRALNQAAELLKSEIDYPILVQGDTSQAEMIKQFKELGNAVLLGTSTFWEGVDVRGDALSCVIIDKFPFASPGDPVLEARIKSIREQGRNPFNEYQLPQAIIAMKQGVGRLIRDEADKGVLMICDPRLRTKSYGRTFLESIPRVPRTSKREVVERFFTSISK; translated from the coding sequence ATGGCGAAAACAGATTGGAAAACCTTATTGGCCGATGATGGACCAATAGCGCAGGTCATTTCCGGCTTTCAGGTGCGACCTCAACAGCAAGAGATGCTGGAAGCGGTTTCTGAAGCCATCGAAACGAATAGCTCCGTCGTGATTGAAGCGGGTACCGGTGTCGGTAAGACCTTCGCGTACCTGCTGCCCGCGTTTTTAAGCGGCGGCAAAGTGATTGTGTCCACCGGTAGTAAAACCTTGCAGGATCAGCTGTTTCTGAAGGATTTACCACTGGTAAAAAAGGCTCTGAAGTCGACTGCGAAAACTGCTTTGCTGAAGGGCCGCGCTAACTACTTGTGTAAGCACCGTTTGCGCTTAGTACAGCTGGAAGGGCGTTTTAAAGATAAAAAATCCATCTCGCATTTGCGTCGTGTTGATGATTGGGCATTTGCTACCAAATCAGGTGACGTTGCCGAGCTGATCACTGTACCACGCGATGCTGAAATCTGGCCGAGTGTGACTTCCACAACGGATAACTGCCTTGGCGCAGAGTGTGGCGACTACCAAGAATGTCATGTTGTGACTGCCCGGCGTAATGCGCAAGAAGCTGACATTGTGGTGGTCAACCATCATCTGTTCTTTGCTGATCTGGCGCTGAAAGAAGAAGGCTTTGGTGAGTTACTACCAAGTGCCAATGCGGTGATTTTAGATGAGGCGCATCAGCTTCCGGAAATTGCATCAACCTTTTTCAGCGATACCTTAAGTAGCCGTCAGTTACAGGATTGGAGTCGCGATACTTTAGCGGAGTGTTTAGAGTCTGCTTCTGATATGGGTGACTTGCGCGAGCAGTTGGCTAAGCTGGATAAAACCGTCTTAGACCTACGCTTGGCAATGGATAAGCCTGGCCTGCGTGAGCCATGGTATAAAATCCGCGATAACGAGCCAATTCAACGCGAGCTGCAAAATCTTAGCGATGTAATGGACTTGTTGCTAGGTCAGTTACAAATCGCTAGCGAGCGAAGTAAAGGCCTGCAATCCTGCTATGAGCGTTTATTTGTACAATCCCAACGTCTGCAAAACTTCCAGTCGCCCAAGCCAGAAACCGTGCAGTGGTATGAGACCTATACTCGCTCTTTCTCGCTTATCTCAACCCCATTGGAAATAGCAGAGCCGTTCCGTAAACAGCTTGATGCCTATCCCTGTGCTTGGGTTTTAACCTCAGCAACTCTGGCCGTTGGTCATTCCTTTGAGCATTTCACTCAACGCATTGGGCTAGAAAACCCCAAATCATTGCTATTGGATAGTCCCTTTGATTATTGGAATAATGCGCTGCTGTATGCGCCACCTAATATGCCAGAGCCACAACACGCTGACTTCACTCCTCGGGTTGTGGAAGAAGCGATTCCGGTGATTAAAGCGGCTAAAGGTCGAACCTTTATGCTATTCACCAGTTACCGTGCGCTCAATCAGGCGGCCGAACTGCTGAAGTCAGAGATTGATTATCCGATTTTGGTACAAGGTGATACCTCTCAGGCTGAAATGATTAAACAGTTCAAAGAGCTGGGCAATGCCGTATTACTTGGCACCAGCACGTTCTGGGAAGGTGTGGATGTGCGTGGTGATGCGCTGAGTTGCGTCATTATCGATAAGTTTCCCTTTGCATCCCCAGGTGATCCGGTGCTGGAAGCGCGGATTAAATCGATTCGCGAGCAGGGTCGTAATCCCTTTAATGAATATCAGCTCCCGCAGGCAATTATTGCCATGAAGCAGGGTGTTGGACGTCTGATCCGTGATGAGGCAGATAAAGGGGTATTAATGATTTGCGACCCACGCTTGCGAACTAAATCTTATGGCCGTACCTTCCTTGAAAGTATTCCACGTGTACCGCGCACCAGTAAGCGGGAAGTGGTTGAACGATTCTTTACGAGTATCAGTAAATGA
- a CDS encoding tetratricopeptide repeat protein — protein MFRNTDLRYALLAVIALGSAACSNQDIRDSRPVNQLPPIPISEPPQPRVQPPAPARSQYETPAFEEYKPQSYSEPQYDDTYAPEKDYQDAYTSTIEPDAPVVVETLKPEPLVAVEPEPAPVVTAADLAAERRKSELDIDPFASVPDREVLTATRPNKSTAEPAPARATKPLSAAANALLLSAKAEAAVGRQDAAINKVERALRIEPQSPELWYQLASLNYDKGIYDQAISLARKALPLASGNRDLTEKSLDLMNRAATKTDNTRVFKEVLDYKKMNL, from the coding sequence ATGTTCAGAAACACCGATTTAAGATATGCGTTATTAGCAGTTATTGCGCTGGGGAGTGCGGCTTGTTCTAATCAGGATATACGGGACTCTCGTCCGGTTAATCAGCTGCCACCGATTCCAATCTCTGAGCCGCCTCAGCCGAGAGTGCAGCCGCCTGCACCTGCTCGTAGTCAGTATGAAACGCCAGCGTTTGAGGAGTACAAGCCTCAAAGTTATTCTGAGCCGCAGTACGATGATACTTACGCGCCGGAAAAAGACTATCAAGATGCCTACACCTCTACGATTGAGCCGGATGCGCCGGTGGTCGTGGAAACACTAAAGCCTGAGCCATTGGTTGCAGTAGAGCCTGAGCCTGCTCCGGTAGTGACTGCGGCGGATTTAGCGGCAGAGCGCCGTAAAAGTGAGCTGGATATTGACCCTTTTGCTAGCGTACCTGATCGCGAAGTGTTAACTGCGACGCGTCCTAATAAGTCAACTGCTGAACCAGCACCAGCGCGAGCGACTAAGCCATTATCTGCGGCGGCTAACGCACTGCTGTTATCAGCTAAGGCGGAAGCGGCTGTGGGCCGTCAAGATGCGGCGATTAACAAAGTAGAGCGTGCGCTACGCATTGAGCCGCAAAGCCCTGAGCTTTGGTATCAGCTGGCCTCGCTAAACTATGATAAAGGTATTTATGATCAGGCAATCAGCCTTGCGCGTAAGGCGCTGCCTTTAGCCTCTGGCAATCGTGATCTGACCGAAAAGAGTCTGGATTTAATGAATCGCGCAGCGACCAAAACAGATAACACTCGCGTGTTCAAAGAAGTGCTTGATTATAAGAAAATGAATCTCTAA
- the mrcB gene encoding penicillin-binding protein 1B gives MSFLWSFIKIIWRIFRITLLVSIVIGAVVAAAYVLKLDDQVKTQFAGKLWALPARVFARPLELYEGQTLLAENLEKELQLLNYTQGTDSNSTGSFKRNGNTFVIHSRGFQFAEDTEPKRSLELKISKGQVTSLRHVDDTGPLSLMRLEPLLIGNFYPSHNEDRVLVQLDEVSPMLIKGLIAVEDKNYYDHVGVNPKSILRAMLANAKAGQTVQGGSTLTQQLVKNFYLTNERSLKRKVNEATMALLLELHYSKDKILETYLNEIYLGQNKKRAIHGFGLASQFYFSRPIRELETDQVALLIGMAKGASYYDPRRFPDRAIERRNLVLDVMAREGVISDADAELYKTRPLHITANAPPSVSPFPAYLELVKSQLQRDYQEEDLRSEGLLIFTAMDPIVQLTSEKVLSKRVEQLEKQERIPAGKLNGAIVVSSVQDGEVLAMVGGRDVRYAGYNRAIDAKRQIGSLVKPGVYLAALENPDQYTLSSLISDGPVKVRLSNGEVWEPGNYDNRDRGLVTLEEALVKSRNTPTVRIGVTLGMPKIVEKLHAMGVVADIPPYPSVLLGALELSPLEVQQMYQTIASGGSYTPLKSIRSVMDSFGRTLRRYPLNIQQVTTPEANYLLTYAMNQVTKRGTASYLSRVLPAWKNSAGKTGTTNNKRDSWYAGFTGQHVASVWVGRDDNKETGLTGGTGAIKVWGDLFKVLPTRPLKPVRPGNVRFVKVDAETGLLYNPSCGKSQTLPFLRGTQPTKYRVCVVDAPAAVEE, from the coding sequence GTGAGTTTTCTCTGGTCTTTTATCAAAATTATCTGGCGTATCTTCAGAATTACGCTCTTAGTTTCGATTGTCATCGGAGCTGTAGTGGCTGCCGCCTACGTGCTTAAGCTGGATGACCAGGTTAAAACACAATTTGCCGGCAAGCTCTGGGCACTCCCTGCACGCGTCTTTGCACGACCGTTAGAGTTGTATGAAGGGCAAACTTTGCTTGCAGAGAACCTGGAAAAAGAATTACAGCTGCTTAATTACACACAGGGAACTGACAGTAATAGCACCGGCTCATTTAAGCGTAATGGCAATACATTTGTCATTCATTCGCGTGGATTCCAGTTCGCGGAAGATACCGAACCTAAACGCAGCCTTGAGTTAAAAATCAGCAAAGGACAAGTAACCTCCTTGCGCCATGTTGATGACACTGGCCCGCTTAGTCTGATGCGCCTTGAACCGCTACTGATTGGTAATTTTTACCCAAGTCATAATGAAGATCGGGTTTTGGTCCAGTTGGATGAAGTGTCTCCCATGTTGATTAAGGGCCTGATTGCGGTTGAGGATAAAAACTATTACGACCATGTTGGGGTTAATCCCAAGTCGATTTTACGGGCGATGCTGGCGAATGCTAAAGCCGGTCAAACGGTGCAAGGTGGTAGTACACTTACCCAGCAGTTGGTTAAGAACTTTTACCTGACCAATGAACGTAGTCTCAAGCGTAAAGTGAATGAGGCAACCATGGCGTTGCTATTGGAATTACACTATTCCAAAGACAAAATTTTAGAGACCTATCTGAACGAGATTTATCTTGGGCAGAATAAAAAGCGTGCGATTCATGGTTTTGGTTTGGCCTCACAGTTTTACTTTAGCCGACCGATTCGTGAGCTGGAAACGGATCAGGTGGCTTTGTTGATTGGTATGGCGAAGGGTGCTTCGTATTATGACCCGCGTCGCTTCCCTGACCGTGCTATCGAACGTCGTAATCTGGTTCTGGATGTCATGGCTCGTGAGGGCGTGATTAGCGATGCAGATGCTGAGTTGTATAAGACTCGCCCATTGCATATCACAGCCAATGCCCCACCGAGTGTTAGCCCATTCCCCGCTTATTTAGAGCTGGTGAAATCCCAGTTGCAGCGTGACTATCAGGAAGAAGATCTGCGCAGCGAAGGCTTGCTGATTTTCACTGCGATGGACCCGATTGTACAGCTGACTTCTGAGAAGGTGTTAAGCAAGCGAGTTGAGCAGCTTGAGAAACAAGAACGCATTCCCGCTGGTAAGTTAAACGGCGCAATCGTTGTGAGTAGCGTGCAGGATGGCGAAGTACTGGCGATGGTTGGCGGACGTGATGTGCGCTATGCTGGCTATAATCGTGCGATTGATGCTAAGCGACAAATTGGTTCTTTGGTTAAGCCGGGTGTCTATCTGGCGGCTTTGGAAAACCCTGATCAATATACGTTGTCGAGCCTGATTAGTGATGGGCCGGTTAAAGTGCGTCTATCTAATGGTGAAGTGTGGGAGCCTGGAAACTACGATAATCGTGATCGTGGCTTAGTGACGCTTGAAGAAGCGTTAGTTAAGTCCCGCAATACGCCAACCGTGCGAATCGGTGTGACTTTGGGGATGCCTAAGATCGTTGAAAAGCTACATGCGATGGGGGTTGTTGCTGATATTCCGCCATATCCTTCAGTGCTGCTTGGTGCATTAGAATTATCACCGCTAGAAGTGCAGCAGATGTATCAAACGATTGCCTCGGGTGGTAGCTACACGCCATTAAAATCTATTCGCAGTGTGATGGATTCATTCGGCCGTACCTTGCGTCGTTACCCGCTGAATATTCAGCAAGTGACTACGCCAGAAGCAAACTATCTGCTGACCTATGCAATGAATCAAGTCACCAAGCGTGGAACGGCAAGTTACCTATCCAGAGTATTGCCAGCCTGGAAAAACTCAGCGGGTAAAACCGGAACCACCAATAACAAGCGAGATAGCTGGTATGCCGGATTTACCGGTCAGCATGTTGCTTCTGTTTGGGTTGGTCGGGATGATAATAAAGAAACCGGCTTAACGGGTGGAACTGGCGCGATTAAAGTCTGGGGGGATCTGTTTAAAGTGCTGCCAACAAGGCCCCTGAAACCAGTGCGTCCGGGTAATGTACGCTTTGTGAAGGTTGATGCGGAGACGGGGTTACTTTACAACCCAAGCTGCGGAAAAAGCCAGACCTTACCGTTTTTGCGTGGCACTCAGCCAACCAAGTATCGGGTTTGTGTTGTAGATGCACCAGCAGCCGTGGAAGAGTAG
- a CDS encoding C40 family peptidase produces MLKKTTCLLLPLALACATTAQAQYTQMIVDDRNQLMPIFFDDPAMQQQVLAPTPVSIPSNMGGQQRYPGSSPSIVRAPPPQPSIRPVSFNRPVAPPVRTASRPAQRKPSNPLTGPYFISSERHRIMDAAYAALGIPYKYGGNNPARGLDCSSLMQFIYKRALNTKLPRTAAQQRDNSKTLAFQNLQPGDMLFFKINPRTNHVGVYIGNGKFIHASSGSRKAVIASMNLPYWKKRFVKFGSYLES; encoded by the coding sequence ATGCTGAAAAAAACGACTTGTCTATTGCTCCCTCTCGCCCTTGCCTGTGCAACAACTGCGCAAGCTCAATACACGCAAATGATTGTTGATGACCGCAATCAATTAATGCCAATTTTCTTTGATGATCCAGCCATGCAGCAGCAGGTATTGGCTCCGACTCCGGTCAGCATTCCCTCAAATATGGGTGGCCAGCAACGCTATCCGGGTTCATCGCCATCGATAGTTCGCGCGCCACCGCCACAACCAAGCATACGGCCCGTTTCATTTAATCGCCCCGTTGCTCCACCGGTGCGCACCGCTTCACGACCCGCTCAAAGAAAACCAAGCAATCCACTGACCGGCCCCTATTTTATTAGCAGTGAACGCCATCGCATTATGGATGCCGCGTATGCAGCACTTGGAATCCCTTATAAGTATGGCGGCAACAATCCTGCACGGGGACTGGACTGCAGCAGCTTGATGCAATTTATTTACAAGCGCGCACTAAACACCAAACTGCCCCGCACCGCCGCTCAACAACGCGATAATAGTAAAACACTGGCTTTCCAAAACTTGCAGCCAGGCGACATGCTATTTTTCAAAATTAACCCACGCACCAACCATGTTGGGGTGTATATCGGTAATGGGAAATTTATCCACGCATCATCTGGTAGTCGCAAGGCGGTGATTGCCTCCATGAACTTGCCTTACTGGAAAAAGCGCTTTGTTAAATTCGGGAGTTATTTAGAGAGCTAA
- the lysM gene encoding peptidoglycan-binding protein LysM, with amino-acid sequence MGLFDFARNIGKKIFGSDDDDASEKLQAHIEEDNPGVDDLKVVVKDGVATIKGTAKTASAYEKAILMAGNALGVEEVRADEFVAPAQTVEVTYYEIIKGDSLWKIAEKFYGNGSKYTGIFEENREVIKDPDLIFPGQKIRIPMDHK; translated from the coding sequence ATGGGATTGTTTGATTTTGCCCGCAATATCGGTAAGAAAATTTTCGGCAGTGATGACGATGACGCCTCAGAAAAACTACAGGCACATATCGAAGAGGACAACCCTGGAGTCGATGACCTTAAAGTAGTGGTAAAAGACGGTGTCGCAACCATTAAGGGGACCGCAAAAACCGCCTCGGCCTATGAAAAAGCAATACTAATGGCGGGGAATGCATTAGGCGTTGAAGAAGTACGCGCTGATGAATTCGTTGCCCCGGCTCAAACGGTAGAAGTGACGTATTACGAAATCATCAAAGGCGATAGCCTTTGGAAAATTGCTGAGAAATTCTACGGAAACGGCAGCAAGTACACTGGCATTTTTGAAGAGAACCGCGAAGTCATTAAAGACCCTGACTTGATCTTCCCTGGCCAGAAAATCCGTATCCCAATGGATCACAAGTAA
- the lysS gene encoding lysine--tRNA ligase — MSEQDILQEQDENQLITLRREKLAGLREQGNAFPNDFKPEQHAADLQALYGDKEKAELEENPAKVSVAGRIMLKRVMGKASFITISDRSGRLQLYVQQAAMGEALYDSFKTWDIGDIVGATGVMFKTNKGELSVKLDSLKLLTKSLRPLPEKFHGLTDHEQRYRQRYLDLIMSQDTRDTFNMRSKIVSYIRNFFVQRDFMEVETPMLQVIPGGASARPFVTHHNALDIDMFLRIAPELYLKRLIVGGFERVFEINRNFRNEGLSVRHNPEFTMIEFYQAYATYHDLMDMTEELFRGLATDVYGNTQVTYQGSEFDFGKPFLRLPMKDAVLKYNSELTEGDLETEYRARIAAEKLNISVKEQWGLGKIITELFDETVEHHLKDPTFITEYPAEVSPLARRNDENPFVTDRFELFIGGREIGNGFSELNDAEDQAERFQQQVAEKDAGDDEAMHYDDDFVRALEFGMPPTAGEGIGIDRLVMLFTDAPSIRDVILFPHMRPEK; from the coding sequence ATGAGTGAACAGGATATTCTGCAAGAGCAGGACGAAAATCAGTTAATTACCCTACGCCGCGAAAAATTAGCGGGTCTGCGTGAGCAAGGCAATGCCTTCCCGAATGACTTTAAACCTGAGCAACATGCCGCAGATTTGCAAGCATTGTACGGCGATAAAGAGAAGGCTGAGCTGGAAGAAAACCCAGCGAAGGTGAGTGTGGCTGGCCGTATTATGCTGAAACGTGTAATGGGTAAAGCGAGCTTCATCACAATCAGTGATCGTTCAGGCCGTTTGCAGCTATACGTGCAACAAGCTGCGATGGGCGAAGCCTTATACGATTCATTCAAGACTTGGGATATTGGTGACATTGTTGGCGCGACGGGCGTCATGTTCAAAACCAATAAAGGCGAGCTGTCGGTTAAATTGGATAGCTTGAAGCTGCTGACTAAGTCTCTGCGTCCATTACCAGAAAAATTCCACGGCTTGACGGATCACGAGCAGCGCTATCGCCAGCGTTATCTGGACCTGATCATGAGTCAGGACACACGTGATACGTTTAACATGCGTTCCAAGATCGTGAGCTATATCCGTAACTTTTTCGTGCAGCGTGATTTCATGGAAGTGGAAACGCCGATGTTGCAGGTGATTCCAGGTGGTGCATCCGCGCGTCCGTTTGTGACGCATCACAATGCGCTGGACATTGATATGTTCCTGCGAATTGCGCCGGAGCTGTACCTGAAGCGTTTGATTGTGGGCGGTTTTGAGCGTGTGTTCGAAATCAATCGTAACTTCCGTAACGAAGGTCTGTCGGTTCGCCATAATCCTGAATTCACCATGATTGAGTTCTATCAGGCGTATGCGACCTATCACGATCTGATGGATATGACTGAAGAGTTATTCCGTGGTCTGGCGACTGATGTGTATGGCAATACGCAAGTCACTTATCAGGGAAGCGAGTTTGATTTTGGAAAGCCGTTTTTACGCTTACCAATGAAAGATGCCGTTCTGAAATATAATTCAGAGCTGACAGAAGGTGATTTAGAGACTGAATACCGTGCGCGCATTGCCGCTGAGAAGTTGAATATCTCGGTTAAAGAGCAGTGGGGCTTGGGCAAGATTATCACTGAACTGTTCGATGAGACGGTTGAGCATCACTTAAAAGATCCGACCTTTATCACTGAATACCCAGCTGAAGTATCGCCGCTGGCACGTCGCAATGATGAGAACCCGTTTGTGACTGACCGCTTTGAGCTGTTCATTGGTGGACGCGAGATTGGTAACGGTTTCTCTGAGTTAAATGATGCGGAAGATCAGGCTGAGCGCTTCCAGCAGCAGGTTGCTGAGAAAGATGCCGGTGATGATGAAGCCATGCATTACGATGATGACTTCGTGCGTGCCTTAGAGTTTGGTATGCCACCCACTGCGGGTGAAGGTATTGGTATTGACCGCTTGGTGATGTTGTTTACCGATGCGCCATCAATCCGTGATGTTATTCTGTTCCCGCATATGCGTCCTGAAAAGTGA
- the prfB gene encoding peptide chain release factor 2 (programmed frameshift) has protein sequence MELNLTYSKIKDLQTRLEALRGYLDYAEKQEQLEEVVRELEDPAVWNDRERALQLGKDRTLLEGVVVTIDRLFEGLNDTFELLEMSEADDDEAAVADVIAELGEYEKELKALEFKRMFSGEMDACSAFLDIQSGSGGTEAQDWGEMVLRMYLRWGEAKGFKVELMEASPGDVAGIKSATIKFDGEYAFGWLRTEIGVHRLVRKSPFDSGGRRHTSFCSVFVSPEIDDDIEIDIDPSDLRIDVYRASGAGGQHVNKTESAVRITHVPTNTVVQCQNGRSQHQNKATAMKQLRAKLYEQEVQKRNAESQAMEDNKSDIGWGSQIRSYVLDASRIKDHRTGVETGSTQSVLDGSLDQFIEASLKSGL, from the exons ATGGAATTAAACCTCACTTACTCGAAAATTAAGGATCTGCAGACGCGTTTAGAAGCGCTTAGGGGGTATCTT GACTATGCTGAAAAGCAAGAACAGCTTGAAGAAGTAGTCAGAGAATTAGAAGACCCCGCCGTCTGGAATGATCGTGAACGCGCCCTGCAATTGGGTAAAGACCGCACACTGTTAGAAGGTGTCGTCGTCACTATCGATCGTTTATTTGAAGGTTTAAACGATACCTTCGAGCTGTTGGAAATGTCCGAAGCGGATGATGATGAGGCCGCCGTTGCCGACGTCATTGCTGAGCTTGGCGAATATGAAAAAGAGCTGAAAGCGCTTGAATTCAAACGCATGTTCTCCGGTGAGATGGATGCGTGTAGTGCCTTCCTGGATATCCAATCCGGCTCCGGTGGAACCGAAGCGCAGGACTGGGGCGAGATGGTGCTGCGGATGTATTTACGTTGGGGTGAGGCCAAAGGCTTTAAAGTTGAGCTAATGGAAGCATCGCCTGGTGATGTGGCGGGTATTAAATCAGCGACCATTAAGTTCGATGGTGAGTATGCCTTTGGTTGGTTACGGACCGAGATCGGTGTGCATCGACTGGTAAGAAAATCACCGTTTGACTCGGGCGGACGTCGTCATACTTCATTCTGTTCGGTGTTTGTATCGCCTGAAATCGATGATGATATTGAAATCGATATCGACCCATCTGATTTACGAATTGACGTATACCGCGCATCAGGGGCAGGTGGTCAGCACGTAAACAAAACGGAATCTGCTGTGCGTATTACGCACGTGCCCACCAATACCGTGGTGCAATGTCAGAATGGCCGGTCGCAGCATCAGAACAAAGCCACGGCAATGAAGCAGTTGCGCGCAAAATTATACGAGCAGGAAGTACAAAAGCGGAACGCTGAAAGTCAGGCGATGGAAGACAATAAGTCAGACATCGGTTGGGGCAGCCAAATCCGTTCTTATGTATTGGACGCATCACGCATTAAAGACCACCGGACCGGTGTTGAGACTGGTAGTACGCAGTCAGTATTGGACGGTTCATTGGATCAATTTATTGAGGCTAGCCTGAAGAGCGGCTTGTAA
- a CDS encoding YajQ family cyclic di-GMP-binding protein, producing the protein MPSFDVVSEVDLHEVRNATDQANKEVTTRFDFKGSNASFELKDEIITLKAENTFQLKQMMDILRAKFAKRSIDSGALDPQDPKETGINNASQQVLLRQGLDSDNGKKVVKALKASKIKVQSQIQGEQVRVTGKSRDDLQGAIALLREQELGLPLQFTNFRD; encoded by the coding sequence ATGCCCTCATTTGATGTGGTGTCCGAAGTTGATCTTCACGAAGTGCGCAATGCGACAGACCAAGCCAATAAAGAAGTCACCACACGGTTTGACTTCAAAGGCAGCAACGCAAGCTTTGAGTTGAAAGATGAGATTATTACCCTAAAAGCAGAGAATACTTTCCAGCTAAAACAGATGATGGATATTCTGCGAGCGAAATTTGCCAAGCGCAGCATTGATTCAGGCGCCTTGGACCCGCAAGACCCCAAAGAAACCGGTATTAACAATGCGAGCCAGCAGGTGTTATTGCGTCAGGGACTGGATTCTGACAACGGTAAGAAAGTGGTCAAAGCACTGAAAGCATCTAAAATTAAGGTGCAATCTCAAATTCAGGGCGAGCAAGTTCGGGTAACCGGCAAGAGCCGCGATGATTTGCAAGGCGCCATTGCGCTGCTGCGCGAACAGGAATTGGGGCTGCCATTGCAATTCACCAACTTCCGCGACTAA